The Bacteroides ovatus genomic interval GGACAATGAAAAATCGCCCCAATTAAAAGCAGCGCCACCAATGCCGACAGTCAGTGTCAAAGATACAATGATTATATTTCTGGTACGGCTCAAATCAATGCAATTATTCACAAGATTACCAATACCCGCACAAGCAATCGTTCCGAAAAGCAATAACATGATGCCGCCCAGTACCGCACTTGGAATGGATCTTAATAATGCACTGATTTTACCGATAACGGAGAATAAGATAGCGGAAATGGCAGCTATTCGGATCACTTGCGGATTAGTAATCTTTGTCAGTGACATGGCTCCTGTCACTTCCGAATAGGTAGTCACAGGAGGCCCACCCAGCAATCCGGCACAGAAACAGGCCAGACCATCACCCAATAAGGTGCGGTGCAACCCCGGATCTTTCACGAAATCTTTTCCGGTGACCGTATTAACGACATAAATATCACCAATATGTTCTATCACCGGAGCAATGGCTACCGGAATCATAAACAACACAGGTTCCCATGAGAATTTAGGAAAGACAAACTGCGGCAATCCAATCCAGGCAGCATCCCTGACACCGGACAAATCCAAATCGTAGAAAAGCCATGCAGCCAGATACCCTACTACAATTCCACAGAAGATAGGAATCAGTTTCAAAAGCCCTTTGGCTTTCATTGAAACAACGACTGCGGTAACCAACGAAAGCAGTGCCAGTACCCAGTTCTCTTTTGCCATATTCACTCCTGTTCCCGCCAGTGACAAACCTATCAGAATGATGACAGGTCCTATGACAACAGGAGGAAACAGCCGCTCAATCACCCTCACTCCCTGCCATTTGACAAGCGCACTCATCACAAAGTAAACTAATGCTACTCCAACCATGCCGGATAAGGTGCCGGGCAACCCATAAAGTTCTGTCGCTTTAATGATAGGCGCAATAAATGCGAAACTACTCCCCAGAAAGACAGGAACCTTT includes:
- a CDS encoding uracil-xanthine permease family protein, which translates into the protein MDSNNLTPLRKGVVGVQFLFVAFGATVLVPLLVGLDPSTALFTAGIGTLIFHAVTRGKVPVFLGSSFAFIAPIIKATELYGLPGTLSGMVGVALVYFVMSALVKWQGVRVIERLFPPVVIGPVIILIGLSLAGTGVNMAKENWVLALLSLVTAVVVSMKAKGLLKLIPIFCGIVVGYLAAWLFYDLDLSGVRDAAWIGLPQFVFPKFSWEPVLFMIPVAIAPVIEHIGDIYVVNTVTGKDFVKDPGLHRTLLGDGLACFCAGLLGGPPVTTYSEVTGAMSLTKITNPQVIRIAAISAILFSVIGKISALLRSIPSAVLGGIMLLLFGTIACAGIGNLVNNCIDLSRTRNIIIVSLTLTVGIGGAAFNWGDFSLSGIGLAALVGVVLNLILPRED